CTCGAGGGACGCGGCGACGGTCCAGTGGCGCGCCGGCTGACCCCGCCACCCGCGGACCTCACCGACTCCACGATCCTGGCCGCCACCACGCCGCTCGATCTTTACCGCAAGCTCAGCCTCGGCGTGCCGGGCACCCGGATGCCGGCCTACGACGAAATCCTCTCCCGCGAGGAGCGGTGGGACGTCGTCGCCTACGTGCTGACGCTGTCGGACTCGAGCGCGCGGCGGAGCCGCAAGGCATCGCTCGCGATCGTCTTCGGGACGGTGCGAGGCGAGTTGGGAGGCGCGGTGGACCTGGCGCGGCGCGGCGAGCGGCAGGCCGCGAGCCGCAAGGTATTCGACGGCTACCTCGCGTTCGAGGCGGTCGAGGGCGCGCTCCGGCCCACCGAGCCTTCGCTCGTCTCCCGCGCGGAGCGGCGGTTCGCGGCGCTGCGCGAGGCGACTGCGACCGGCGCGCCGGCCGCGGAAACGGAGCGCCGCCACGCCGAGCTGCTGACGACGCTCGCCGAGGCCGAGGACGCCCTCACCCGCACCCGCTCGGCCACCGCGCTCCTGGCCGAGAGCTTCCTGTTGATGGTGCGCGAAGGCTTCGAGGCCATCCTCGTCATCGCGGCCATCATGGCGGTCCTCATCAAGAGCGGCGCTGAGGCGCGGCGGAAGAGCGTGCGCGAGGGTGTCCTCGCCGCGGTGGCGGCGAGTCTCCTCACGGCGGCCCTGCTCGAGTGGGTCTTCATCATCACCCCGGCGCGGCGAGAGGCCCTCGAGGGCGGCGTGATGCTGCTCGCGGCCGGCATGCTCTTCTACGTCTCCTACTGGCTGATCTCGAAGATCGAGGTCGCCGCGTGGCAAAGGTTCGTGAAGGGGAAGATCCAGAAGGCCGTGGAAAGCGGCAACGGGCTCGCGCTCGCGGCCGTGGCGTTCCTCGCCGTCTATCGCGAGGGGTTCGAGACGGTGCTGTTCTACAAGGCGCTCTTCGTGACCGGCGGCGCGGGCGGCGCCGCGCCCATCACGATAGGCATCATCGCGGGTTCGGTCGTGCTGCTCGTGCTGTTCCTCGGAATCGAGAAGTTCGGCCTGCGCATCCCGATGCGGCCCTTCTTCGCGGTGACCAGCATGACGCTCTACTTCATGGCGTTCGTTTTCGCCGGCACGGGAGTCAAGGAGCTCCAGGAAGGGAGCATCGTCTCCACTACGCTCGTGCCGAGCGGCCCGCGCAACGAGTTCCTCGGCATCTATCCGACGGTCGAGGGGCTGGCGGTGCAGGGCGTCATCCTGGTCGCGCTGGTGATCGCGCTGGTATGGACCTTCGTCGTCAGGCCGCGGCGCGCCCGGGTCGAGGAGGCGCCGAAAGTGGCGCCCGCCGCGAAGGCGAAGGAAAAGGCGGCGGTCTAGAGAAGACCGAAAAAACTTGAGGCGAGCCGATGCCGATTACGGCCAAGCTGTCGAAGAAGTTCTACGAGAAAATCGGCGACGAAGTTGCCAACGAGCTGGTGGAGTGGCTCAATACGGTGGACACGGGCTACCGGCAGGAGTTCAAGGACCTC
Above is a genomic segment from Gemmatimonadales bacterium containing:
- a CDS encoding cytochrome c/FTR1 family iron permease, producing MSLSSTLALLLSLAQAPAQAAPIAAQQDATEAARRIVATLQLAAQEYRLAWVGGSLTKPEEAHEARLFVAEARRSGRDLPVPLSRDVDALIAGIERLLVASAPAESVAVRTADIERRLTVAFGVSLDERPSREPSLANGELFYNSTCTRCHGLEGRGDGPVARRLTPPPADLTDSTILAATTPLDLYRKLSLGVPGTRMPAYDEILSREERWDVVAYVLTLSDSSARRSRKASLAIVFGTVRGELGGAVDLARRGERQAASRKVFDGYLAFEAVEGALRPTEPSLVSRAERRFAALREATATGAPAAETERRHAELLTTLAEAEDALTRTRSATALLAESFLLMVREGFEAILVIAAIMAVLIKSGAEARRKSVREGVLAAVAASLLTAALLEWVFIITPARREALEGGVMLLAAGMLFYVSYWLISKIEVAAWQRFVKGKIQKAVESGNGLALAAVAFLAVYREGFETVLFYKALFVTGGAGGAAPITIGIIAGSVVLLVLFLGIEKFGLRIPMRPFFAVTSMTLYFMAFVFAGTGVKELQEGSIVSTTLVPSGPRNEFLGIYPTVEGLAVQGVILVALVIALVWTFVVRPRRARVEEAPKVAPAAKAKEKAAV